Below is a genomic region from Granulicella sibirica.
CATCTCGGAGCGGAAAGGCAAGAAGCCCGCGGTAACCGGTCGCTGTACAGTATGCGGCCACCATATCGGGAAGGTCTCCCTCAGCACCCCTTTCGTGCTGCCGAAAATGGAGAACCTCGGCTTTGTCGGAGAGCCAGCCGATGAGTTCGGAGAGTTCTTTGACCTTTGTATCCCCATACGGAAGGCTGGTCCGTCCCGACACTGCCTTCAACCGCAGCTTGCCGCGATGGTCCAGTGAGAGCGAGCACCGCTCGAAGGGCAAAACCCTCTGCTGGCTGTTGACGATAATCTGCGACACTCGATCGAGGCGCAGCGTTGACGTCATCTGCGTACTGACCTGCATCAACTCCTCGAGAACCTCGGCTTTTCGCCCGGCGACCCTATGACCAGCACGCCCCAGGACATCGCTGACGGTCTTTGGAGAGGGTGTGGAAGAGCTCTTCCTCTTCATGCCGGAAGGGTTCCCCGGAGATCGGATTTACCGCCTCCAGGACACCGATCTCGGCGTCGTCTTGAATGAGCGGCACAAGCATTGCCGTGAAGATCGGCGGACTACCTTCCCGATGACGTCCCTGCAGCCGTGGGTCGGCTGGATCGGTAATCCGTAAGGAAACGCCAGTCTCCGCCATATCAACCACGTACCCCGTGCCCGGCGCTTGCTGCATGCCGGTGCTCACGGAGGAGTCGACGCCGGCCGATGACACCACGGTCAAAACATCGTTGTCGAAGAGCCAGACATGTACAGCCTGGCACTCCAGCGTGAGTCTCACTTTCTCGGGAATTAGCTGCAAGAGTGCGTCGAGCTCAAGCGGAACGTGCAGGGAGGCTTCGAAGTTGTAAAGTAATGTCATCCGATGCAACGCGCGGCGCAACGCCAACGTTTCTTTTTCGCGTGATGCCTGATCAGCGATGCCTGCTTGTTCTTCCGGGACTTCCGCGTAGAGGAGCGGGGTGTCCCCATTTCGGCCATTGGCCCAGGAAGTGACAGAGTTGCCCATCATGTGGCAGTGTGACCCCAGTTCGTTTCGCTTGTCGACAGACCGCCCCAACCACAGGAGGTCTCTCTGAAAACACTTGGAGCGATCCTAGAGACATCCATCCGCAATGCCACCAAAATTCGGCCTAAAATCGACATAACCGTCTAAGCCATTTATTGCCAGTTATTTACCTTCGAATATGAGACTGACGGAGCACACTTTGAACTCTGAACACCTTCCATGGCTATGACGGTTAATTTGAAAAAGGTTCGCTTCGGGTCCTTTCAATTCGACCCACGGCGACAAGAGTTGCGGAAACACGGCTACAGGATTCGAATGTCCGCGTCACAGATTCGGCTATTGAACCTGTTCATAGAGCGTCCCGGCGACTTGATCAGCCGGGAAGACATCAGCGCGCGGCTCTGGGTCGACACCCGCAACATAGACGTCGCCACAGGTATCAACACGGCGATCAATCGCCTTCGAAGCCATCTTGATGATTCGCCGGAAGCGCCCGCCTACATCGAAACCGTCATCGGCCTCGGCTATCGATTCATCGCAGTCCTCGAAGACGATGCTGCACCGGAACCTGCTCCCCACAGCGTGGCGCCAGCAGGTGGCGATCTCTTGGTAGCGGGCTCTCACACCTTATTGATGGTGGCGGAACCTTCAGGAGGTGACAGCCTCGACCTTCGAATCCCGAAGAGCGAGATCGCCGAGGCCATGAGCCAGCAGACCGAAGTTTTCTTCCCGGCAAACGCGTCTGCCAAGGCTTTGCCTCTACCAGAGTGGATCGGTTCGGCGCCTGCAGTTACAAAGGCTTTCGCTCGAAGCCGCCAATGGAAGTTGATTCTCGCCGTGGCTGGCATTCTCTTGATTGGCGTTGCAGGCTGGGTTGCTTTCACGCGATTCACCACATGGCGGCCGATGGCGCAGTCACCTAGCGCGGACATTCCCTCCAGCAGGAACGGGGCTGGGCTGAATCCGGTCACATCGCAGGGAAAAGCCGACCCGGTTTCATCCGCCGCAGTATCGCCGGACGGAACAAGAGTGGCTTACGGCAATCATGCCGGCGTCCTGGTCCACAGCTTCGGAGGCAGCGATGAGTTGCTTGCCTCCCGGCCCGCTTTCGAGGTGAGCCGCATCTCGTGGTCTCCGGATAGCAAACAACTCCTTGTAAGTGGAACCGATGGATCGACAGGTCGGCATCAGGTCTGGCGCGTGCCACTGGTTGGAAGCTATCCCCGTCTCATGATCTCCGATGCCGATCTCGCGACGTTTTCGGCGGATGGTATTTCGATCGCTTACACTCGCGAGCACGACACGGAAGTTTGGGTCGCTGCTGCGGACGGCCGGAACCCACGCAAAGTGGAAAGCGATGCCACCGGAAGTTTTCCATACCTCCTCTGGGCATTCTCGGGAGACCATCTGCTCCTCGATCACATCCATGCCGCACCGCCATCTGGTCTCGGGCTGACGTCGACGACTGCTTCGCTGCCACCTCATGGCGAAGAGTTCTATGAATCGGTCGACTCGCAATCAGGAGCCCTGTTGGACCGGGAGGCGGATACCACCTTCCGCTCTGGCTACGTTCTCCGAGATGGGAGTGTCTACTTTGCCGTCGCTGATGCGGTGAGCCCAGTCGCCGGCCAGACACGCCTGATGAGGGTTCTGACCGATCCCAAGACGGGACGCTTCTTGGAGAAGCCAAAGGTTGCGGACAGCTTTGGAGGGTACGGCAGGAGCCTCTCGGCATCTGCCGACGGTAAGAGGCTCGCACTCGTGCTGCAGCGATCGTTTGTCGACACCTTTGTTGCAGACGTGCGCCGTCCCGGCCCAACGCTTTCAGGAGTCAGGGAGCTCTCGAACAAGAACGTCGAGAGTTATCCGCATGCTTGGACTCCAGACGGGTCAGCGGTACTGATGGAAGACGCATCGCTTGGCAGATGGGCCATCTTCGCTCACCCTCTCGACGGATCACCAGCCTATCTGATTGCCAAAACGGATGACTCGGCTGTCTTGCCGCAACTGACACCAGACTCACGCTGGGTCATGTTTCTTCAGTTCAGTCCAAACGCGCCAACCGCGAATGCCATCTTACGAGCTCCTGCGATCGGTGGCGTTGCGGAAATCGTCCCGACCACAGGGAAACTGGGAGATTTCAGTTGCTCCGTGCAGCCCGGTGGAACCTGCGTGGTCCGAGAGTCGCTAGGCAACTCGGAATTGGTGTACTACGCCCTGGACCCGCTGAAAGGCATGGGACAGGAACTCGCGCGCACACCATGGCACGCGATTCTGCTTGGTGACTGGGGTGTTTCTCCGGACGGATCCACGGTCGCAGTCGTCGATCACGATACGGTCCATCCAGGCGTAAAACTTCTTCGCTTGGGTACCTCTCCTTTGCAGGCCCGCGATATTCCCCTGGCGGGATTTGGCACACCTCTTGGAGCGGGGTGGGCTGCCGATGGCCGTTCGCTGTATGTGCAATGCAGGACAGATGATGGCTTCCAATTGCTCGACTTGGACCTGCGTGGAGCAGCAAAGGTCCTGCGCAAGAGTACGGTGCCTCTCTGGGCCATCCCCTCACGCGATGGCAAAAAAATTGCTTTCCCAGGTTACTCAACGAGCGACAACGTGTGGACTCAGGAACTCTCTCCCTAGTGCTCCGTCGCGGTAAGTAATGTTCTGTGCCGCGGATGCCCCGCTGGGCGTAACTCTCCGTGGCTGGCTTGTGAAACCGTTGCTATTGCCAGTTTCCGACGAGGACGAAGGGAGCCCAGAAGAAAGGGTGGGAGAAGTCGGGGCCGCTCTTCCCGTCAAGGAGATCGATCTGGGCCTGGCGGAGAGCTTCGACCTTCTGGACCTTGCCATGGCCGGCGACCCAGCGCTGGTAGAAGTCTGCCATGAGCGTGCTGGTGCTTGTGTCTCTGACATTCCAGAGGGAAGAGATGACGGATTTGGCACCCTTCTCCTGCGCGATGGTGGCGAGGCCATCGACCTCGCGACCATCCCTGGTCTTGCCGAAGAGGCCCGTGTCGCAGGCGGACAGAGTGAGGAGTTCGGTGTCACGCAGACCGAGCTTCTGGTTGTGGAGAAACTCGAATACGGTGAGGTGGTAGCCCTCTGTGGGCTGATCTTTGCCTGCGAGCAAGAGGTAGTCTGGGAGGCCGTCTTTGCCTGCGACGAAATGACTGGCGATATGTACCACGAGATGCCTGCTTCTGAGCTGGTCCTCGAAGGCGCGCTCGGTAAAGCTGGAGTTGATGAGGAGCGTACCCGGGATGATTCCGTTAGATCCCTTAACGGACGGGTCTTTGACGATCTGATTCAGTTCGTCGACAACGCCAGGCAGTGGATCGAGCTTACTGTCGTACTTGGCTGATATCCCCATGCCACTGATGTTGATGTGGGTCATGTCGGGTTTTTCTGTCATGTGGGGGAAGTCGATGGGGAGCATGCCGACGGACTGGTAGTTTTTGATGAGGTACTGTTTCCCATCGTAGAGCGCATTCATCGGGAGATAGCGAAGCTTGCCATCCAGAACCCAAACGAGAGTCTGAGCGTGGGCCTGCGCAAGCTCTCTCTGGATGGGTCCGATGAGGATATCGTAAAGCTCTTTGCCGAGCGAATGTGGGTCTAACTCGGGCTCCTGGAGAGCGGCGCGGAAGTCATCGACCCGCTTTTCAAGGTCTGTCCGGCCGATGGGGTAGGTACGAACGACACTGATCGACGCGGTGACCAGGATGATAGTGTAGGTCGTGTCGCCGACGATGGTGTAAAGCGCAACGGTGCGCGGCATGAGGGCGAGGTTCTGGGTAAGAGAAGTGACGTCACTTTTGACCGAGCCCACGAGTTTGTTGGCATTGGCTCCTGTCCCGAAGGCGACGTAGAGGCGCTTGTAGAGGGCCTCGGTGCCTTGATCCGCCTTACTAAGTTGAGCGGCGAGACGCTGATACTCCTGCTCCTGGTCTGGCGTGCGAGAGGCAAGACCCTTTAGGGTGGCAAAGCGTTCTGCAATGGTGACAATCTGGGCGGTGGCTTGTTCGTAGTCTTTCTGCGCCTGCTCCTCCGCGACGGTGGACGGCGTGGCATTCGCTGCGGCAGTCGATGGTGGCCGACTGTGATCGACTCCAGAGCGGGTGGGTGACCGCGGAGTCGGGGGAGGAGTTGGCGTTATCTCCGGTTGGGCTGATGAGGTTGTGGGTGGAAGTGAATCGGTGTAGCTCGCAAACTCCTGTTGCTTGAGCAGACCGAGCACCTGTTGGGCTTCGGACAGGCGGTTCTGCTGCGCGAGAAGCTGGGCGAGGTTGCGATAGTAGTCGGTGATTGGCATGAGGCCCGCATCGCGCCGGTCAAGGAAGCTGTTCTTGACCTCGTCGGTCATGGTGGTGATGTTCTGGCGGACCCGCTCGATGTCGTTCACGGCCTGCTTGCCGAAGAAGATGGCTAGTGTGGGTTGGGAAGTTCGAGTGACCACGCAGAGGCGAGCGAAGATGGCGGCTTCGAGCAGAGGTTGGGCCTTGGCGAGGGGGAGTGCCTGGCCGTAATACTGGATGGCCTTGTTGTTGTCGGTCCCCTGATAGAGCATTCCGAGTCCGGCGTCGACCTGTGCCTGCGCGGTACGATTGCCGGCGTCCCGGGCGATGACGAGACCCTCCTGATAAAACGCGGCGGCCTTCTCGCGATTGCCCAATGTCATGTTGACGAAACCCTCGTTGGCGAGTGCCGTGGCAACGTAGCCCTTGCGTCCGGTTCTGCGATAGATGGCGAGAGCGGCGTCGTACTGCTGGAGGGCGAGCTTGTAGTCTCCCTGACGGCTGTTGATGGTGGCGAGGTTGTTGAGGGCATTCGCTTCGCTGAATGGATTGTTGATCGCCTGCTCGATGGTGAGGGCAGCCTGGAAGGCCTGTTTGGCCTGATCGTCCTGGCCGAGGGCGACCTGGGCCGCGCCAAGATTGATCAGCGCGGTGCCTTCGGCGGCTTGGTTTTTGAGCTCGCGCGCCATGGCGAGGGCCTGGGTGAGAAGGGTGACGCCACCCTGAAGGTCTCCCTTCTCCGTGCGGAGGACACCGAGACTTTCGGTGTCGGCGGTCTGCTCCAACTTGTTGCCTGCGGCGATCGAAAGAGCGAGGCCCTGCTTGAGACTGTCTTCTGCCTTGTCGTAGTCGTACAGGAGGCTATAGACCCGGCCCAGGTTCCGGAGGGTCTTTGCCTGATTGACCTGGGCAGGTTTGCCCGATTGCGACTGCCAGATGGTGAGGGACTGCTGGAGGTTGGCGAGGGCATCGTTCGTCTGGCTGAGGTTGATCTGGGCCGTGGCGAGGTTGTTGAGGACAGCTGCCTGGGCGGCGGGATTGCCGGCATTGAGAGCAACGAGCGGACGGAGCCAGAAGATGACAGCATTCCAGTCCGACATCTTGCCGAAGAGATCGCCAAGCTCCAAGGCATGGATCGTCATGAACTTGATGTCGTGCCTTTTCTCCTCCATGCCGAGGTCAAAGACGAGCTTCTTTTCCTGCTTCTGCAGGTCGGCGGGCCAGTCTGGGCCGGGTTGCGGGGGCCCCTGGGCTGCTGCGAACGAAGAGGCGAGGGCGAAGGACAGTGCACAGCTAAGGGCCGATGAAATCAGACGGGACATCTTGCTTGCCTCGGTCTTCCGGATCTTTGGAGGGAGACAGGATAGCAGAGGGTTTTCTACCGTCGCTGCGTTGAGTATCGGACTCTCGAAGACGCTCGAACGAGACTCGACTGCGGCTCGACTTCCCGTGATCGACTTCAGTTATCATGAACGAGTTCAGAGCACAGTCATGCAGTTATTTTGAAAGAGCGAACCCATGTCTGAAGTCATACACTACCGCTGCGATATCTGCGGCACCGAGAGTTCGAATCCCGTTCATTGGTTCATGATCCAGTGCAATAGCGACGAGCTTAAGCTACTCAGGTGGAAGACCGAATCATCTGGACCAGGAGTTCACCACTATTGCGGAGAAGCACATGCCAGCATCTATATCAGTCGTTGGTTAGAGTCCGCTTGTGCTCCGGCGAGACAAGACTTCAACCGCCCCACTGCGACGTCCTGACATCATTCCGTCCTGGTCTAAGCGTGTGACGGAATGTGATTTATCCAGGCACCTTTGTCCGTGCGCGACTCCTGCAACCCGAAGGTTTTCCGCGGCCTGTAGTCAGCGGTTTTGCGGGTTTATCCCCTATTGATTGTGATGAGGGCCCTTCAATTTCTTCGCTTGTGCGCACAGATGCGCAGGCAATGAGTTTCGAGGCAAAGCGCGTGATAGCGTCCCCGTTGTAATAGTCCATCTCCGCGAGAAGTTCGGGCAGTTCCTTAGCGTCTACACAACGAGCACAATTTCCTGTCTTAGCTACGGCCGGAATGTTCTCGGCTTGAAATCCGCAGCGGGGTTCCACGAGGCGAGGTCACGAGCGAAGGCGAATCGAAAGATCTGGTATGTCATCTCACAGCCTAGTCTCGTGTAAGTAGTTGTAACGCAACAACATCCTCGCGTGCGAGGATGTCTGGAGAGGTGCGAGGAGGGATGGATCTTAAGAGTTTTGGTTGCCCCCCAGGGATTCGAACCCCGATTGATCGGTTCAGAGCCGACTGTCCTACCATTGAACGAGGGGGCAACACGGTGCTTCTGGCGTCGCGCAACCGCTCGCTGACTGCCTCATTGAGTGTACGTTCTGGGCGACGGCAGGTCAATGGAACTACAACCTTCGTCCGCTCCGTTGGCCCTGGTTGCAAAGGCGCACCCCATTGCGCGTCTGAAGTTTTGAGCGAAGAACGCTCTGTGGTCGGCTAAGAGAAGTGGGCCGAGTCTGTCACCAAGCATTCACAAACGGTCCAACATATTTCCAGGGGTTTCCCGGAAACAGAGCTACTATCGGTGTCATGGCGGACAAAGCAGTGACGCTGGTCTGTAGCCGCTGCAGCTGTGCGGACGTGAGAGTCTCTCGTCGCCGTTGGTACGAATACGTCTTCAGTACGTTCAACTACCTCCCATTCCGCTGCATGGCCTGCCACTCCCGTTTCTTCCAGCGCATGGACGAGTCGCGCTGATTTGCGTTCTCAGCGAATCCAGGAATCTCGCAGAAAATCAAACGTGCCGGACCCTCTAGGCCTGACACCCTCGATGCGGCGCGTATGGACGACCTCATTGGTGGGGTACCAGAGCGGGATGACGGGCATATCTTCGGCCACAATCCTTTGAATCTCGACGTAGGCCGCCCTGCGCTTCGCTTCGTCGGTCTCGGCCGAGGCCTGGGCTATAAGTGCGTCGACACGCGGGTTCGAGTAGTGTCCGCGGTTACCCCCCTTTGGCGGGAAACTTGCGGTGGCGTAGGCGTAGCGGAAGATGTCCGGGTCCTCGTTGCTTCCGATCCAGCGCAACGCGTACATCTGGAAGGCTCCCTTCGTGATATCGGCGTAGAAGGTGCCAAACTCGGCCGAGCGGATCGATAAGTCGATCCCGACCTCGCGCATCTGCTGCTGCAGCACGGCAGCGAGCAGGCGAGTGGTTTCATCGGTCGAGGTCTTCAGCGTGATGTGAAGTCGCATGCCGTCTGGGCCGGCAGGGAAGCCAGCTTCGTCCAGGAGACTCTTTGCCCGTTCGGGGTCATGCGTATACATGGGGATTTCGCTGGGTCCGGCGGCGGCCCAGTGTCCCTCAGGGAGAAGCGTATTCGCCGGGCGCGCTTTGCCGCGCCATAGTGCCTGGATGATCGCGGGCTTGTCGATCGCGAGCGCAATAGCCTGACGAACACGACGGTCCTTGAGGGAAGGGTCCAGGACATTCAGCGTCGTGTAAATAGCAACGGAACTTGGCGCGGCCTCAACCTCCAGGTTCGGTGCCTGCTCGAGAGCGTGCACCATGTCGAGCGTGACGACGTTGCTTTCGATGTCGGCTGAGCCGCGCTTGAGTTCGAGAGCGGTCGTGATGGCGTCCGGAACCACGGGGAAGCGCACATGTTCGATTCTCTGGCCGCCCGCCGGAGGGTCGGGCTCGGGGTGCCAGTAGCTGGGGTTGCGCTCGAGGACGACCTCCTTATCCTGGACCTGGCTGACGAAACGGAACGGGCCAGAGCCGATGGGGTGCAGGCCAAAGTCCTTTCCTGCGCCGCTTGGGACGACGCCGAAGAGGCCGTCGCTCATGTTGAACAGGAGGCCCGAGTCAGGGCGTCTGGTCTTGACGACGACAGTCAACCGGTCGGGCGTCTCGATATGGTCGACTGTGGCGAAGCTTCCGCTCTTCGACGAGGTGACCGTGCCGTTGAGCAGGCTGCGGATCGTCCACGCAACGTCCTCGGCTTCGAGCGGGCGGCCGTCGTGAAAGCGGACGCCGTCGCGCAGGTGGAACACCCAGGTAAGCGGGTCCGGGCGATCCCAGCTTGTGGCGAGCCAGGGCTGCAGGACGAAGTGCTCATCCTTGCGGACGAGCGCGTCGAAGATGAGGCCGCCGACCCGCTCGGATTGCGCGTCGGTCCCTTGGCGGAGATCGAGGTTGTTCGGGCTCGACTCGATAATCATGGTGACGGAGCCGGGTGGCTCCTTGTGGGGGCGGCAGCCTGCAAGGAGGAAGAGCAGAAGAAGGCACACACGCGAGCGCGCCCGTTCACGCTCCATAGGTCACCTTGCCGAGAACAACGCAGCGTGATGCTCCCGTGGCCGCTGGAACGTTTCCGGCGAGGCGGTTCCAGGTGAGCCACGCCAGGAGCGCGAACGCCACGCCTTCCTTGGCCTGCGCTGGAACTCCCAACTCCTCCATATCCCGCACCGTGACGCCGAGCGGCTCGAAGCGCTCGCGCAGGAGACGCATCAGGAACGCATTTCGTGCGCCCCCACCCGCGATGCAGAGGTCGATGCCTCGGGCAAGAGGCGCGCGCTGGCCGAGATGCGCCCAGACGAAGCGGCGGTAGGCGTCGGCGATGGAATCCGCGGTCAGCGCGGTCGCCGTGGCGATGATGTCTTGTTTCTTCAGCTTCGATCCGGCAGACACCTCGCACACCGCGAGGAAGCGTCCGACATAGGCTTCGCCGAACTCTTCACGTCCGCAGGACTTTGGCGGAGTCGCCGCGAAGTACGGGTCTTTCGCAAGGGCAGCGACAACCTCACTCAAGACCCGTCCACGTTGACCGGTGGCGCCATCGCTGTCGAACCGTTTGTGGAAAAGCCGTTCCATGCAGGCGTCGATCACCATGTTGGCCGGGCCGGTGTCGAAGGCCATGACAGCATCAGCACCCGCGCCTGCGGGGATCGCGGTGAGGTTCGCGATACCGCCGAGGTTGAGGAGGATGCGGCTGCGCGTCTTATGGGAGAAGAGCGTCACGTCGAGCTTGGGGACGAGAGGTGCTGCCTGTCCACCCGCGGCCAGGTCAGCCGGGCGGAAGTCGCTGACGACCGGCACGCGAAGCCGCTCGGCGATCACGGACGGCTCGCCGAGCTGCCACGTGGCTCGGACCGGCTCGCCCAGAAACTTCGCTGGCGTGCCCTGGTGGTAGATCGTCTGTCCATGGCATCCGATGAGTGCCAGCTTCACCCCTAGTTTTTTCGCCGTGGCCTCGACTGCATCCGCGTAGATAGACCCGAGCCTCCAGTGCAGACGGCTCATATTGGCAACGCTCATCGCTTCAGCGTTCATGGCGGCCAGAACGGCGCGGCGGACCTCAGGCTTGTAAGGGTACTCGGTAAACCCGATCAGCTTGATCTTCGGTCGGCCGTCGGCTGCGGACGAGATACGGCAGACAGCGACATCCACTCCGTCGGCAGAGGTTCCGCTCATGATGCCCGCCACGATCATCGCGCCGCTCTTCGCCTGGACCACGATTATCCCTTCAACTCGCGCTGGAGGTCGGCCAGCAGGTTGAGCGCCTCGCGCGGCGTCATCTCGTCGACGTCGATTTCGCCTAGGCGGTCGACGATCCTTTGCGAGAGAGGCGTAAACATCGTCATCTGCATGGATGCGGAAGCGGCCTCGCGGACCTGCTGCGTCTCGGCCCGTTCATGAACCTTCAGAACCTCGCGGGCGCGTCCGATCACAGCTTGCGGCAGACCGGCGAGCCGCGCGACCTCGATGCCGTAGCTCTTGCTTGCCGGGCCGGATTCGACAGTGTGCAGGAAGACGATGCCCGCGGCCGTCTCCTTCACCGTGACGCGCAGGTTTCGAAGCCGGGTAAGCTTCTCCGATAGCAACGTCAGCTCATGATAGTGAGTCGCAAACAGCGTCCGCGCACCAATCCGGTCGTGGAGGTATTCGACCGTCGCCCATGCCAGCGAAAGCCCATCGTAGGTCGCCGTGCCACGTCCCATCTCATCGAGCAGGACCAGCGAGCGGGAAGTTGCCGTGTTGAGAATGGCCGCCGTCTCGGTCATCTCGACCATGAAGGTGGAGCGGCCACGCGCCACATTGTCGCTTGCTCCGATGCGTGTGTAGATGCGATCGACGAGGCCAACCCGCATGCTCTCGGCCGGAACAAAGCATCCGCACTGCGCCATGATGACAAGCAGCGCAGCTTGCCGCAGATACGTACTTTTACCACCCATGTTGGGCCCGGTGATAAGCGCAATGGATGGGCCGCCCTCGGCATCGAGATGAACGGAGTTTGGCACGAACCGCCCCATGCCGCTCTCCTCCATGCGCCGTTCGACCACGGGATGACGCGCTCCGGTGAATTCAAGCACCCCACCCTCTTCGATCGTTGGCCGAACCCACCCGCGCAGCGCCGCGAGGTGGGCAAAGCAGGCAAGCAGATCGATCTCGGCGACACACCGTGCGGTCTCGCGCATGCGCGGCGCGGCGGCGAGTAACTGGCGTCGAAGCTCACCGAAGATGCGCCGCTCGATCTCCATCGACCGATCCTGCGCGGTAAGGATCTTCGACTCGTAGTCCTTCAACTCGGGCGTGGTGAAGCGTTCCGCGTTGACGAGCGTCTGCTTCCGTTCGTAGTCGGCCGGAACCGACTTGGCGTTGGCCTTCGTGACCTCAAGGTAGTAGCCAAAGACAGAGTTGAACCGAACCTTGAGCGAGCCGATGCCCGTGCGCTGGCGCTCGCGTTCCTCAATGGCGACGAGCGCCTGCCGCCCACTGCGGCTGAGTTCGCGAAGCTCGTCGAGTTCGGCGTCAACTCCTGCGCGGATGACGTTTCCGTCGGCGAAGCTGACCGGCGCA
It encodes:
- the mutS gene encoding DNA mismatch repair protein MutS, whose translation is MRQIFAAKQQHPDCLVFARIGDFYELFYDDAILVARLLQLTLTARDREKKQPMCGVPYHAAEGYIQKLLRMGYKVALCEQIEDPKLTKTLVRREVTRVFTPGTAVDPGIAASESCWLASLALRGTGAGATAGLALMDLSTGEFRATEFTGPGAWAATVDELGRVKPLELLYASGGLGMAGAGPTGILPAFRDGAAKPKEDEGSGSLEAIRTKTALDDWVFTNDYALPLLQNQFKLHSLDGVGLAGHETAAVAAGAMLHYLRATKQGALEHIDGVRFYERSSCLELDAVSVRNLELVEPLFSGETAQTTLFYTLDACCTPMGKRLLRATLLRPASGLAEIGARLDAVGEAAGKLRQRETLRRSMDNVLDLERLLGRVAMDSAGPREVLSLAATLAALPGVVAAVREFKSARWQELATQVDILDDLHEMVAVVIAEDAPVSFADGNVIRAGVDAELDELRELSRSGRQALVAIEERERQRTGIGSLKVRFNSVFGYYLEVTKANAKSVPADYERKQTLVNAERFTTPELKDYESKILTAQDRSMEIERRIFGELRRQLLAAAPRMRETARCVAEIDLLACFAHLAALRGWVRPTIEEGGVLEFTGARHPVVERRMEESGMGRFVPNSVHLDAEGGPSIALITGPNMGGKSTYLRQAALLVIMAQCGCFVPAESMRVGLVDRIYTRIGASDNVARGRSTFMVEMTETAAILNTATSRSLVLLDEMGRGTATYDGLSLAWATVEYLHDRIGARTLFATHYHELTLLSEKLTRLRNLRVTVKETAAGIVFLHTVESGPASKSYGIEVARLAGLPQAVIGRAREVLKVHERAETQQVREAASASMQMTMFTPLSQRIVDRLGEIDVDEMTPREALNLLADLQRELKG